Within the Equus przewalskii isolate Varuska chromosome 1, EquPr2, whole genome shotgun sequence genome, the region CCAACTCAAGAATCAGTCTGGGCAAGAGGAAAAGAATCTGTGTTAAGACAGTCTCTGTCGCACTGACTCCACCCCGTAACGGAGTGAGAACCATTGTCTAGCCAACTCATCTGTATCACTGTCTAGCCATTACTTTATCTCCGGAAGAATGCCTCAGCGAAGCTACAAGAATTTGGCCCATATGAAGAATATATCAATGTTACTTTAAGATGATATTATTTAAACAATCCACGTAGTAAAATCCCCTTGTGTACAATATACCAGGAAAAAATAGTTGCTCCGGCTGAACTGGTATGCTCATTTTACTAGATGAGAACTAGATAACAAGTTAACCCTTATCCTTATTTCAGCAGTCtcaaatatatttccattattgtaaACATCCTCAAATTCTTTTTGTACACAGtcgaaatataaataaatagcattCAAAATCTTACCCTCCTTTTCCTTGCATTCATCTTTTGCTTTGATTCTTTGACAAAAGCATTATAGGATGGGACTTCTCCAGCATCAATGGCttgctgaataatgttccttATTCTGGATTCCTCTGTGTACTGCACACACAGCACAGACTCCATAATCTGATCCATGTCACCCCTGAAGTCCAGATAGGCCTGTTTAATATCAGCCAGCTCTTCTTCAGAACCTTTGTATGTCTTTTCAAAAGCTTGAATGTCTTCTAGAGATATCTGAACAAATACGAGACATATGCtttaaatttgagaattttattttaaataaaaggtatagtgagccagccctgctggcctagtggttaaagttcagcacgctctgcttcggtagctGGATTCAGTttccaggtgcagaaccacaccactaggtcagtcagtagccatgctgtggcagcggctcacataaaagaaccaAAAGAACTTAGAaccatacacaactatgtactgaggctttgggggtAGGgcggagaaaaaaggaaaaaaaaagggacgaagattggcaacatgttagcttagggtgaatcttcccctgcaaataaataaacaaatactataCTAATAAAACTAGATTTAGATGTTGAAATGTTTCTCCCCAAATACTAGTTGCTTGAGTTGAAACTGTTGCAAGGAACCAAATTTTCTCTGACAAAGCTTTTCCAGAGGTCTCTGTGGTCCAATCTTCACAACTGTAAAACCATGGACCAGAAAAATTTAAGTGAAGTTTCCAAAGGTGGGAAGAGACCCAGAAAAATACTCACGACTTACATTTGGATATGTAAAATAAAGCATATCTTGTAAAAAACTAAATCCCCCCCTTTCACTACAATCAACTCTCCAACAGGAAATTGAAGACCCATTTCAGTAAgagtgtgcgtgcgtgcatgtatgtatatatacacacatataccgTGGGTTCAACCTAACGGGTTAAACAGATCTGCTTTTCAAAAAGTTACACGTATACCTCCTGAGAAATGcctatacgtatgtatatatatttatctacCTTTCGAGGACAAATTCCTCACCCCTACAGAACAAAATGCAAGGCTTTAGAGGCATTCAATAATTGTTTGTCGAATGAATGATGGGAATAGTCACAAATAAATCTCCCGTCTTCTACCTTTTTAAAGAGTAACCTCCAATACGCCTCCCAGTCCCGATCTTGCTTGAGCACATCCGAATCCTCGTCCACTGTTCCCTGCTCATCGTACAGTGCTCTCTGCTCCTTGTCACTTAGAACGGAATAGACTTTCCCGAGGATCTGCGAGGAAACAGTATCCAAAAGTCACCCCTGCACCTCACTGAAAACCGCGCCGCgagaaataaagattagaaaactCCAGATTGGGTTTAGCGCACTCCACCGGGGCAGGGCCGGGCGGCCAGAAGACGGAGAGAAGCCCGGGCGTTCGGTGGTGCGGGGACTCGCGTACCTGGAAGCGACGGGTGGCGTCCTCCTTGTCGCCGTCGCCCACCCGGTCCGGGTGCACCTGAAGGGACACCTTGTGGTATCCGCGTCGGACCTCGCCGTCCGAAGCCTCGCGTCGCACGCCCAACACCCGGTAAAGGTCGGCGGTGCCGAACACTTCCTCGCACAGTTCCAGCAGCCCCATGGTCGGCAGAGGCGCGGAGCAGGCGGCGGCCGGGGAAAAGCTGCCTGCCCCAGAAGCACCGGCTAGAGCTCCGCGCCGCTTCCTTTTCCCGCGTAGACAGCCCAGGGCGCCAGTCACAAGCGCGGGAAAGGGCGGGGCGAAGGCGCTGCGCTTTACGGCGGCTGCAAAATGGGGCGCGGCCAGCCCTGCGTAGGCGTGGAAGGCAGCGGGGCGGAGCTGGCGGCCCAGGTCTCTCCCAGCGCGGGAAGCTCTTCCTGCGGAGACGCAGGGGTATCCCAGCTGCCGCCACGACCTCTCCTCCACTCAGTCCGGAAATCCGGCGCCCGTCCTCTCCTCAGGGTCCCAGCCCCGAAGCTCATTCAGTAATATATGGCACGTCCATATTAGGTTGAACCTGTCcactgctgttttgtttttaagtaaaaaacGGTGTAACATGGCATTTGGCAGTTTCACATGGTTCAACCTCATGGTTAAatagatttgttcttttttcaaagatgacCCTAACAAGAGTACACAGAGCACTAAGGCCCAAATAATTTTGCAACCTACAGGTTGGGACTGCTAGGTAGATACTTCCCTTGAGCCCTCCAAGAAAAAAGCctaacaaaaaacacaaaatactcgccttttaaaaattctttatctgATAGTATTTATAGATTTGACATTAGACTCATTCCCATTCACCCTCCAGCTCCTGAATCACCTTCCATTTTGGAGATAACATGACCCAAACTCTCACCTTAATAAATATACAAGTTACTGAAGCAAAGgctctttcaaaacattttaaatgttttctaaagtgcAGAGCTGAGTTTGAGCATGTTGGGTGGTAGCAAGATAGGCTGATGCAATTATCAAAGACATGGTGAGAAATCTGGGCCTGGAGATCCAAAGCAAGGCTAGGGCTAGAGAAAACTCTGGAAATCAGGGAGAGAATGAGCTCACAAAAGAAACGGGTATACAGATCTTAGACAAAGGAAAGACCAGGGCAAAAAGTGAGTACTTGAGTTGGCAGAAACTCAGTAGCTCAAAATAATACCTTACCTTAATCCATTTCACATCAGTTCCCCTCACTGGTCAATACTTTTCAGAATCACATTCTCCCTCTGTTCTACCAATTAAAGCTTCTCCAAAGACCTCAAACTC harbors:
- the DNAJC9 gene encoding dnaJ homolog subfamily C member 9 produces the protein MGLLELCEEVFGTADLYRVLGVRREASDGEVRRGYHKVSLQVHPDRVGDGDKEDATRRFQILGKVYSVLSDKEQRALYDEQGTVDEDSDVLKQDRDWEAYWRLLFKKISLEDIQAFEKTYKGSEEELADIKQAYLDFRGDMDQIMESVLCVQYTEESRIRNIIQQAIDAGEVPSYNAFVKESKQKMNARKRRAQEEAKEAEKSRKELGLDEGVDNLKAVIQRRQKDRQKEMDSFLAQMEAKYCKPSKGGGGKKAALKKEKK